The Nesterenkonia xinjiangensis genome contains a region encoding:
- a CDS encoding DsbA family protein, whose protein sequence is MAERVDFWFDPLCPFAWVTSRWIREVAQVRDVEVTWNVMSLGVLNEADRPSPAEDAEQLARWIPSRAATAVQLAYDQEEVGRFYTAVGTEIHDNGNKDFADATAKALRELGLAEAILKEAQTDVNDEAMRSSHEQGISLVGQDVGTPIVAFQGTAFFGPVITRIPRGEEAGRLFDASVALASYPYFFELKRSRTESPVFD, encoded by the coding sequence ATGGCTGAGCGCGTTGATTTCTGGTTCGATCCACTGTGTCCCTTCGCCTGGGTGACGTCCCGCTGGATCCGTGAGGTCGCGCAGGTGCGTGACGTCGAGGTCACCTGGAATGTCATGAGCCTGGGTGTGCTGAATGAAGCTGACAGGCCCTCACCGGCCGAGGATGCGGAGCAGCTGGCTCGCTGGATCCCCTCTCGCGCGGCCACCGCGGTGCAGCTCGCATATGACCAGGAGGAGGTCGGTCGCTTCTACACGGCGGTGGGGACCGAGATCCATGACAACGGCAACAAGGACTTCGCCGATGCCACGGCCAAGGCGCTGCGTGAGCTCGGGCTTGCCGAGGCGATTCTCAAGGAGGCGCAGACCGACGTCAATGACGAGGCGATGCGCTCCTCCCACGAGCAGGGCATCTCTCTGGTGGGCCAGGACGTCGGCACCCCGATCGTCGCCTTCCAGGGCACGGCGTTCTTCGGACCTGTCATCACCCGTATCCCGCGCGGCGAGGAGGCCGGCCGGCTCTTCGACGCCTCGGTGGCACTGGCGAGCTACCCGTACTTCTTCGAGCTCAAGCGCAGCAGGACCGAGAGCCCCGTCTTCGACTGA